A portion of the Actomonas aquatica genome contains these proteins:
- a CDS encoding NAD-dependent epimerase/dehydratase family protein, with protein MIASLPSTDTVLVTGCAGFIGSHVVEELLRSHNAVVGVDNFSTGRMENLANVIEDSRFSIQRTDLTDTVAFRRVLEQVRPSAIIHLAALVSVPQADRDPDYNFRINIEATHVLAETAAKLGVRRIVMASSAAVYGDAHQGALHEDLMPCPLGRYGAAKLISEQILAVAARVGGASASCLRFFNVFGPRQDPSSPYSGVLSKFVDLGRQGKALTIFGDGEQTRDFVAVRDVARACVAAALESEARVEIANVCTGAEVSLNSIATMIQRLVPDLPAPVYLPARENDIKRSCGNPDRARTWWGFEAKAPEKALQDFLVGALGSSGSPNWCDRLHKDAA; from the coding sequence ATGATCGCAAGCTTACCATCAACTGATACGGTGTTGGTGACCGGCTGTGCTGGTTTCATCGGCAGCCATGTTGTGGAGGAGTTGCTGCGGTCGCATAACGCGGTGGTGGGGGTGGACAATTTCAGCACGGGTCGCATGGAAAACCTGGCGAACGTGATCGAAGACTCGCGTTTTAGTATCCAGCGCACCGACCTCACCGACACGGTCGCATTTCGGCGCGTGCTGGAGCAGGTGCGGCCTTCCGCCATTATTCATTTGGCGGCCCTCGTTTCCGTGCCGCAGGCAGACCGGGATCCGGATTACAATTTTCGGATCAATATCGAGGCCACCCATGTGTTGGCCGAGACCGCCGCGAAGCTGGGCGTGCGGCGGATTGTGATGGCTTCGTCGGCGGCAGTGTATGGTGACGCGCATCAAGGCGCATTGCACGAGGATCTCATGCCGTGTCCCTTGGGTCGATACGGCGCGGCCAAGCTGATCTCCGAGCAGATATTGGCGGTGGCCGCGCGGGTGGGTGGTGCGAGCGCAAGCTGCCTACGCTTCTTCAATGTATTCGGTCCGCGGCAGGATCCGTCGTCGCCCTATTCCGGCGTGCTGTCGAAGTTCGTCGATCTGGGACGCCAAGGTAAGGCGCTGACGATATTTGGGGATGGTGAGCAAACTCGCGATTTTGTTGCAGTGCGGGATGTGGCGAGGGCCTGCGTTGCTGCCGCCTTGGAGAGTGAAGCGCGGGTGGAAATAGCCAATGTTTGCACCGGGGCGGAGGTTTCACTGAACAGCATCGCGACTATGATTCAGCGTCTGGTGCCCGATCTCCCTGCACCGGTGTATTTGCCCGCCCGTGAAAACGACATCAAACGCTCATGCGGCAATCCGGATCGGGCGCGAACCTGGTGGGGTTTCGAGGCAAAGGCTCCGGAGAAAGCCTTGCAGGATTTTCTGGTCGGGGCGTTGGGAAGCTCTGGCTCACCGAACTGGTGCGATAGGTTGCACAAAGACGCCGCCTGA
- a CDS encoding D-glycero-alpha-D-manno-heptose-1,7-bisphosphate 7-phosphatase: protein MKTAKAIFLDRDGTLIVDTHYLHDPAEVQLLPGVFEAIRLLREAGYLLFILTNQSGVGRGYFPLEDVHRCNARMFELLEIEASWFSATGIAPEAPDQPSRYRKPNPQFINECVDAFDLDREACWMIGDRSSDVLCGINAGIRSVFLGGCLPNDVPGDTAKFSTLLDFARAHCDGRA from the coding sequence TTGAAAACCGCCAAAGCCATCTTCCTTGATCGCGACGGAACCCTGATCGTCGATACGCACTACCTGCACGATCCCGCCGAGGTCCAGCTGCTGCCCGGCGTCTTTGAAGCCATCCGCTTGCTGCGTGAAGCGGGCTATCTCCTTTTCATCCTCACCAACCAAAGTGGTGTGGGGCGCGGCTACTTCCCGCTCGAAGATGTGCACCGTTGCAACGCTCGTATGTTTGAGTTGCTGGAGATCGAAGCGTCTTGGTTTTCCGCAACCGGCATTGCTCCCGAAGCGCCCGATCAACCTTCACGCTACCGAAAACCCAACCCTCAATTCATCAACGAGTGCGTTGATGCGTTCGACCTCGATCGCGAGGCATGCTGGATGATTGGCGACCGGTCATCTGATGTGCTTTGCGGAATCAACGCCGGAATCCGAAGCGTCTTCCTTGGAGGTTGTCTGCCCAACGACGTGCCGGGCGACACCGCCAAGTTTTCGACCCTGCTGGACTTCGCCCGAGCGCACTGCGACGGACGGGCCTGA
- a CDS encoding glycosyltransferase family 2 protein, with product MSRPPLLSVCFASYNYGRYLRQCLNGMLMQTFRDFEIVVTEDGSTDESRDILREYEKKDSRIKVNYFPENRGVMPAAQDMLSRVRGKYLYCTAADDFVANKEFFQRAVTALERDERPAGFYGICGIFTDELNKITGGMGTAETVGYNTPRQCCEGFLKCRSVVTSPSAIFRTDWWLGQGGSDIAGMLGTLGSHADYYLNHALAFKHGMFFDKTFFACQRVYEKRTNYSAVVDLWKILDGYAELEKQLRPHCVEYPEQDRDWLHWRAYWAQDAVNKSGHLYQQGMAA from the coding sequence ATGTCCCGTCCGCCGCTCCTCTCCGTCTGCTTCGCCAGTTACAACTATGGTCGCTACCTGCGCCAGTGCCTCAACGGCATGCTCATGCAGACCTTTCGTGACTTCGAAATCGTGGTCACCGAAGACGGCTCGACGGATGAGAGCCGCGACATCCTGCGCGAATACGAAAAGAAGGACTCGCGCATCAAGGTGAACTACTTCCCGGAAAACCGCGGCGTGATGCCGGCCGCCCAGGACATGTTGTCGCGGGTGCGCGGCAAGTATCTCTATTGCACGGCGGCCGACGACTTCGTGGCCAACAAGGAGTTTTTCCAACGCGCCGTGACGGCGCTGGAGCGCGACGAACGCCCGGCCGGGTTTTACGGCATCTGCGGCATCTTCACCGACGAGTTGAACAAGATCACCGGAGGCATGGGCACGGCCGAAACCGTCGGCTACAACACCCCGCGCCAATGCTGCGAAGGTTTCCTCAAGTGCCGCTCCGTGGTCACCTCCCCCAGTGCGATCTTCCGCACCGACTGGTGGCTGGGTCAGGGTGGGAGCGACATTGCCGGCATGCTGGGGACGCTCGGCTCTCATGCTGACTATTATCTCAACCACGCATTGGCGTTCAAACACGGCATGTTTTTCGACAAGACCTTCTTTGCCTGTCAGCGCGTTTACGAGAAGCGCACGAACTACAGTGCAGTGGTTGATCTTTGGAAGATTTTGGATGGATACGCCGAACTGGAGAAGCAGTTGCGCCCTCACTGCGTGGAGTATCCGGAGCAGGATCGCGATTGGCTGCATTGGCGCGCATATTGGGCGCAAGATGCGGTCAATAAGAGTGGCCACCTTTACCAACAAGGCATGGCGGCCTAA
- a CDS encoding glycosyltransferase family 4 protein — MPTSPHLAIFTDDPDRGGVAAYNHQVAMGARQRGFEVTMLQTRSAGAAFQEQKAAGIGHHWIPYDTSAEFVRTITDTETATRLFQTAKPDVVLFSDCCAVSNIAAKHVAISAHLPYLTINHNAAPYLAERFAQCLPVVGSQMAGATNVITVSTENLRLLRAHFGLAADRGLVIYPGATASFFAPPNAVKRRELRQRYRIDEDAIVSFTASRLDPMKGFLFQIRALELLRQQNPRSKIVCVWAGDGESLSAFNREIGQKRLGDRIKLVGRQSDIPGWLDASDIFTLTSLSEGMPICIMEAMAKKVPVISTNVGGVAEELADTGILLPDPNTHPKEVVIGLTQAWHDLESHPAKRQTLIEAAHQRALTEFQIEGMIDRVLTEVERISSSPAAV; from the coding sequence ATGCCAACTTCGCCCCATCTGGCCATCTTCACTGACGATCCCGACCGCGGCGGCGTCGCCGCCTACAACCACCAGGTGGCCATGGGCGCACGCCAACGCGGGTTTGAGGTTACGATGTTGCAAACCCGTAGCGCGGGTGCCGCTTTCCAAGAACAGAAGGCCGCCGGCATCGGTCATCACTGGATTCCGTATGACACAAGCGCCGAGTTTGTGCGGACGATCACCGATACCGAAACCGCCACGCGTCTGTTTCAAACTGCGAAGCCGGATGTGGTGCTATTCTCAGACTGCTGCGCGGTATCGAACATCGCCGCCAAGCACGTAGCGATTTCAGCCCACCTGCCGTATCTCACGATCAATCACAACGCGGCACCCTACCTCGCTGAACGTTTCGCCCAATGCCTTCCGGTGGTGGGCAGCCAAATGGCCGGTGCTACGAACGTTATCACGGTTTCGACCGAGAACCTCCGCCTGTTGCGCGCTCATTTCGGACTGGCCGCTGATCGCGGGCTCGTCATTTACCCCGGAGCGACAGCCTCATTCTTCGCGCCGCCAAATGCCGTAAAACGCCGAGAACTCCGACAGCGCTATCGTATCGACGAGGATGCCATCGTCAGTTTCACCGCGTCCCGTCTCGACCCGATGAAAGGGTTCCTCTTCCAGATCCGTGCGCTCGAGTTGCTGCGGCAACAAAACCCTCGTTCGAAGATCGTCTGTGTTTGGGCCGGCGATGGGGAAAGCTTGTCCGCCTTCAATCGGGAGATCGGCCAGAAACGATTGGGTGACCGTATCAAGCTGGTTGGGAGGCAGTCCGACATCCCGGGTTGGCTCGATGCATCCGATATATTCACCCTGACTTCGCTCAGCGAAGGCATGCCCATTTGCATTATGGAGGCTATGGCCAAAAAGGTTCCGGTCATCAGCACCAACGTCGGCGGCGTGGCTGAAGAACTCGCCGACACCGGCATCCTGTTGCCCGATCCGAACACGCACCCGAAGGAGGTTGTGATCGGGCTCACCCAAGCCTGGCACGACTTGGAGAGCCATCCTGCCAAACGTCAGACCTTGATCGAAGCCGCGCATCAGCGCGCGTTGACCGAATTTCAAATTGAAGGCATGATCGATCGCGTGTTGACGGAGGTGGAACGCATTTCGTCCTCTCCCGCAGCAGTTTGA